CCGGCCGACTTCACGACCGCACCCTCGGGGGCCATCGACCCGTGCAGGATCGTGATGCCGCCCGTGGCGTGGATCGGGTCGTCGAACGAGTGGATGACCTTGCCGTCGACCGGGTCGGGGTCGAGGTCGGCGAGGTTCTCGGCGAGCGTCTTGCCCGTGACGGTGAGCGCGTCGCCGTGCAGCAGTCCCTCGTCGAGCATCGCCTTGAGGATGACGGGGATGCCGCCGTGGCGGTCGACGTCGTTCATGACGTACTGACCGAACGGCTTCATGTCGGCCACGTGCGGCGTCTTGTCGCCGATGCGGTTGAAGTCGTGGAGGGTGAGCTCGACCTCGGCCTCGTTGGCGATGGCGAGCAGGTGCAGCACGACGTTGGTCGAGCCGCCGAGCGCCATGGCGAGGGCGATGGCGTTCTCGAAGGCCTCTTTGGTGAGGATGTCACGCGTGGTGATGCCCTGGCGGAGCAGGTTGACCACGGCTTCGCCCGAGCGGTGGGCGAAGTAGTCGCGGCGACGGTCGGCCGACGGCGGAGCCGCCGAGCCCGGCAGGCTGAGGCCGAGCGCCTCGGCGACGGAGGCCATGGTGTTGGCGGTGTACATGCCACCGCAGGCCCCCTCACCGGGGGCGATCGCGCACTCGATGCGCTTGAGGTCGGCTTCGCTCATCTTGCCCGCGAGGCACGCGCCGACGGCCTCGAACGAGTCGATGATCGTCACGTCCTTCTCGGTGCCGTCGCTGAGCTTGACCCAGCCCGGCGCGATCGAGCCCGCGTAGAGGAAGACGCTCGACAGATCGAGGCGGGCGGATGCCATGAGCATGCCCGGGATCGACTTGTCGCAGCCGGCGAGCAGCACGGAGCCGTCGAGGCGCTCGGCCATCATGACGGTCTCGACGCTGTCGGCGATGACCTCGCGAGAGACGAGCGAGAAGTGCATGCCCTCGTGACCCATCGAGATGCCGTCGGAGACGGAGATGGTGCCGAACTGCAGCGGGTACCCGCCGCCGGCGTGCACGCCTTCTTTGGCGCCCTGCGCGAGGCGGTCGAGGCTGAGGTTGCAGGGGGTGATCTCGTTCCAGCTCGACGCGATGCCGATCTGGGGCTTGTCCCAGTCCTCGTCCCCCATGCCGACGGCACGAAGCATGCCTCGCGAGGTGGTGGCTTCGATGCCGTCGGTGACGACGCGACTGCGGGGCTTGATGTCGAACTCGCCGGTGTTCGGATTCTGCGGTGCGGGCATCCTGAAAGTCTATTGCGCGCACCGGCACCGCCGATGCGCCACGGGCGATGAACGGCCGATTAATCCGTGTGCGCTCGGCGCAGCCGCGCGACGTCCTGCAGCACCGCGACGAACGCGTCGATGTCGTCGACCCGCAGGGTGGCGGCGGTGGCTCCCCCGCCGACCCGGACGCCGAGATCTCCGGGTCCGAGCGCGTGCAGCGCGTCTTCGTCGGTGACGTCGTCGCCCGCGAACAGCACCGCCGAGGCGCCGACGCGCTCACGCAAGTGGGCGACCGCGGAGTCCTTGCCCTCGTGCCGGAAGGCGAATTCGAGGA
The DNA window shown above is from Microbacterium proteolyticum and carries:
- the ilvD gene encoding dihydroxy-acid dehydratase; the protein is MPAPQNPNTGEFDIKPRSRVVTDGIEATTSRGMLRAVGMGDEDWDKPQIGIASSWNEITPCNLSLDRLAQGAKEGVHAGGGYPLQFGTISVSDGISMGHEGMHFSLVSREVIADSVETVMMAERLDGSVLLAGCDKSIPGMLMASARLDLSSVFLYAGSIAPGWVKLSDGTEKDVTIIDSFEAVGACLAGKMSEADLKRIECAIAPGEGACGGMYTANTMASVAEALGLSLPGSAAPPSADRRRDYFAHRSGEAVVNLLRQGITTRDILTKEAFENAIALAMALGGSTNVVLHLLAIANEAEVELTLHDFNRIGDKTPHVADMKPFGQYVMNDVDRHGGIPVILKAMLDEGLLHGDALTVTGKTLAENLADLDPDPVDGKVIHSFDDPIHATGGITILHGSMAPEGAVVKSAGFDGNVFEGPARVFERERGAMDALEAGRINAGDVVVIRYEGPKGGPGMREMLAITAAIKGAGLGKDVLLLTDGRFSGGTTGLCIGHIAPEAVDAGPIAFVRDGDLIRVDIAARTLDLIVDDAELSSRRNGWEPLPPRYTRGVLAKYSKLVHSAAEGAVTG